In a single window of the Prinia subflava isolate CZ2003 ecotype Zambia chromosome 3, Cam_Psub_1.2, whole genome shotgun sequence genome:
- the DYRK1A gene encoding LOW QUALITY PROTEIN: dual specificity tyrosine-phosphorylation-regulated kinase 1A (The sequence of the model RefSeq protein was modified relative to this genomic sequence to represent the inferred CDS: deleted 1 base in 1 codon) — protein MHTGGETSACKPSSVRLAPSFSFHAAGLQMAGQMSHSHQQYSDRRQQNISDQQVSALSYAEQLEQPLPLTNQRRMPQTFRDPATAPLRKLSVDLIKTYKHINEVYYAKKKRRHQQGQGDDSSHKKERKVYNDGYDDDNYDYIVKNGEKWMDRYEIDSLIGKGSFGQVVKAYDRVEQEWVAIKIIKNKKAFLNQAQIEVRLLELMNKHDTEMKYYIVHLKRHFMFRNHLCLVFEMLSYNLYDLLRNTNFRGVSLNLTRKFAQQMCTALLFLATPELSIIHCDLKPENILLCNPKRSAIKIVDFGSSCQLGQRIYQYIQSRFYRSPEVLLGMPYDLAIDMWSLGCILVEMHTGEPLFSGANEVDQMNKIVEVLGIPPTHILDQAPKARKFFEKLPDSTWNLKKTKDGKREYKPPGTRKLHNILGVETGGPGGRRAGESGHTVADYLKFKDLILRMLDYDPKTRIQPYYALQHSFFKKTADEGTNTSNSVSTSPAMEQSQSSGTTSSTSSSSGGSSGTSNSGRARSDPTHQHRHSGGHFTAAVQAMDCETHSPQVRQQFPPPIGWTATEAPAQVTVETHPVQETAFHVNPQQQNALHHHHGNSSHHHHHHHHHHHHHGQQALGSRTRPRVYNSPTNSSSTQDSMEVGHSHHSMTSLSSSTTSSSTSSSSTGNQGNQAYQNRPVAANTLDFGQNGAMDMNLTVYSNPRQETGIAGHPTYQFSANTGPAHYMTEGHLAMRQGIDREESPMTGVCVQQSPVASS, from the exons GAGGAGAGACTTCAGCATGCAAACCTTCATCTGTTCGGCTTGCACCATCGTTTTCATTCCATGCTGCTGGCCTTCAGATGGCTGGACAGATGTCCCATTCGCATCAGCAGTACAGTGACCGGCGGCAGCAGAACATCAGCGACCAGCAGGTCTCGGCCTTATCCTACGCTGAGCAGCTCGAGCAGCCACTCCCACTGACAAACCAG AGGCGGATGCCCCAAACTTTTCGTGATCCAGCCACTGCTCCATTGAGGAAACTCTCCGTAGATTTGATCAAAACATACAAGCATATTAATGAG GTTTactatgca aaaaaaaaacggCGGCatcagcagggccagggagatGATTCCAGTCacaaaaaggagaggaaagttTACAATGATGGGTATGATGATGACAACTACGACTACATCGTGAAGAATGGGGAGAAGTGGATGGACCGCTATGAAATCGACTCTCTAATAGGCAAAGGATCCTTTGGACAG GTTGTGAAGGCTTATGACCGAGTGGAGCAGGAGTGGGTGGCCATCAAAATCATCAAAAACAAGAAGGCTTTCCTAAACCAGGCCCAGATCGAAGTGAGACTGCTCGAGCTGATGAACAAACATGACACTGAGATGAAGTACTACATAG tGCATTTGAAGCGCCACTTCATGTTCAGGAACCACCTGTGCTTGGTGTTTGAGATGCTGTCCTACAACCTGTACGACCTGCTGAGGAACACCAACTTCCGCGGCGTGTCGCTCAACCTGACGCGCAAGTTCGCGCAGCAGATGTGCACGGCCCTGCTCTTCCTGGCCACCCCCGAGCTCAGCATCATTCACTGTGACCTAAAACCAGAGAACATCCTGCTCTGCAACCCCAAAAGGAGCGCCATCAAGATTGTGGATTTTGGCAGTTCGTGTCAGCTTGGCCAGAGG ATATACCAATATATCCAGAGTCGTTTTTATCGATCACCAGAGGTGCTACTGGGAATGCCTTATGACCTTGCAATTGATATGTGGTCCCTTGGGTGTATTTTAGTCGAGATGCACACTGGAGAGCCTCTCTTTAGTGGGGCAAATGAG GTGGATCAGATGAATAAAATAGTGGAAGTTTTGGGGATTCCACCAACCCACATCCTCGACCAAGCACCCAAAGCAAGAAAGTTCTTTGAGAAGTTGCCAGATAGCACTTGGAACTTGAAGAAGACCAAAGATGGAAAAAGG gaATACAAACCACCGGGAACTCGCAAACTCCACAATATCCTGGGAGTCGAGACAGGAGGGCCGGGCGGGCGCCGTGCTGGGGAGTCAGGTCATACTGTAGCTGACTACTTGAAGTTCAAAGACCTCATCTTAAGGATGCTTGACTATGACCCCAAGACACGGATCCAGCCCTACTACGCCCTGCAGCACAGTTTCTTCAAGAAAACGGCGGACGAAGGTACCAACACGAGTAACAGCGTGTCCACCAGTCCTGCCATGGAGCAGTCACAGTCTTCAGGAACCACCTCTAGTACATCTTCAAGCTCAG GTGGATCTTCTGGCACGAGCAACAGCGGGAGGGCGCGGTCAGACCCCACACACCAGCATCGACACAGCGGTGGGcacttcactgctgctgtgcaggccATGGACTGTGAAACACACAGCCCACAG GTCCGGCAGCAGTTCCCGCCCCCGATCGGTTGGACGGCCACCGAGGCGCCGGCGCAGGTGACGGTGGAGACCCACCCGGTGCAGGAGACCGCCTTCCACGTGAACCCTCAGCAGCAGAACGCATTGCACCACCACCACGGCAACAgctcccaccaccaccaccatcaccaccaccaccaccaccaccatggACAGCAAGCCTTGGGCAGCCGGACCAGGCCGAGAGTCTACAATTCTCCAACAAACAGCTCCTCCACCCAGGATTCTATGGAGGTGGGCCACAGTCACCACTCCATGACATCCCTGTCTTCCTCAACTACTTCTTCCTCTACATCTTCCTCCTCTACTGGTAACCAAGGCAATCAGGCCTATCAGAACCGCCCGGTGGCTGCTAATACCTTGGACTTTGGACAGAACGGAGCTATGGACATGAATTTAACAGTCTACTCTAATCCGCGCCAAGAAACTGGCATAGCTGGACATCCCACGTACCAGTTTTCTGCTAATACAGGTCCTGCTCATTACATGACTGAAGGACACCTTGCCATGAGGCAAGGCATTGATAGAGAAGAGTCTCCCATGACAGGAGTTTGTGTTCAGCAAAGTCCTGTGGCTAGCTCGTGA